Genomic window (Myxococcota bacterium):
TGCCGCTCGCCGAGGGCGTGCGCCGCACGCTCGACTGGTTCCGGAGCCACGCGAGCTGAGACTCAGTCGAGCAGCACCACCTCGTCGCCCACGCGCACGCGCGCCTCGCCTCGGGGCCGCGCGTAGAGTCCGAGCGTCTGGTTCGCCGCGCGCACGATCGCGCGCAGGATCGTCGGGTCCTTGGGCAGGTCGGCGAAGCCGTGGGTCACCATGACGCAGCGCACGGTCGCGATCGAGTCACCGCCCAGCTCGAGGTCGCCGATGCGCAGGCGCTTGCCGGCCCAGTCGGCGTCGGCGAAGCCGGCCAGCCCGGGGCCGGTCTCGACCACGAAGTTCGGCCGGAAGCGGCGCACGTCGACGCGCGAGCCGGGCGCGGCCTTGGCCAGCGCGTCGAGCGAGGCGGTCGAGACCAGGTGCAGCGGGAAGGCGTCGAAGTAGGTGCCGGGCAGTGACTCGAACTCGAACAGCTCGCGCGGCAGGTTCGACAGGTCGGGCAGCGGCTCGTCGGGCGTGCGGCCGAAGATCGAGCGCAGCTCCGTGAGCACGTCCTTGTGGTCGGGCGGGCCGCGCCGGTAGTGCTCGCGTTCGCTCTCGGGCAGGAGTGGCCACAGGGTGACCGGTGTCTCCACCGCCGCCGACACGCGCGCGGCGGCGTCGGGCGCGTCGGCGCGCACGCGCGAGCCGTCCGGCAGCCCGATCTCGGGCACGCGCGGCTCGGCGCGCGTGGGCGTCTCGAGATAGCGCGCGGAGAGGCGCATCAGTCCCGCGATCTTCTTCGCGCCGCGGATCCCGCCGCGACGCTCGTCGCGCACCGCCCAGCCGCGGTCGCCCGGAATGCCGCCGGCGTCGACGAACGCCTCGTCGAGCCGCTCCCCGGCCATCGACTTCACGGGATAGCGCCAGATGTCTCGCACGCGTCCGATCGCCTTCATGTCACTCTGCCTCCAATGTGAACGTCGCCACCGGCTCGGAGATGCCCTTCAGCGCGCGCGCTGGCAGCGCGCGCAGGCTGAAACGCGGGTCGAGCGCACGCTGCACCTCGCCGGTCACGAGGATGTCGACGCCGTGCTCGCGCGTCAGCCCCTGCACGCGCGCCGCGACGCTCACCACCGTGCCCACCACCGTGAACTGCATGAGCTCGTGACTCCCGACCAGGCCCGCGATGCCCGTGCCGCGGTGCAGCCCGATACCCAACGCGAGCTTGGGCAGGCCCTCTGCGGCCAGCTCGTCGTTGTAGCCCGCCAGCTCGCCGCGCATCGCGAGGGCGGCACGCGCGGCGTCGTTGGTGTGCCACGGGTTGGTCTCGAGCGCGCCGAACAGCGCGAGGATGCCGTCACCGATCAGGGTCGAGATGTGACCCTGGTGCGCGGTGATCGCGCGGCTCATGCGCTCGAAGTAGCCGTTCAGGATCCGCACCAGCGCGCCGGGGTCGACGCTCTCGGAGAGCGGTGTGAAGCCGACCAGGTCGGCGAACAGCACCGTGACTTCCTTGCGCTCGCCGTGGGTCGGAACGCCGGTCGCGATCACGCGCTCGACCAGCTCCATGGGCGCGAAGCGCGCGAAGGCGTGCTCCAAGCGTTCGAGCTCGGCCGTGGCCGAGGCGAGCCGGAGCCGCGCGGCCGCGTTGGCGCGCCGCGCGCGCAGCCAGAGCCAGGCGCAGGCGCCCGCGCCGAGCCCGAGGAGGAGTGTGACTGCCTGCGCGGCCGACATCAGACCTCGGTGATCACGTCGAGCCGCACGACCATGTTCGCGAGCGCCACGACCGCGACCGCCTCCACGAGCTGGTTCTGCGAGAGCAATCCGAGCAGCTCGCGCGCATTCTGCTGCAGGCGTTGCGGCCGGCCGCGGATCGTGCTGCGCGCGAAGGACACGAGCGCGTTCTCGATCGCAGACAGCTCCGGTGAGCCCAGGTGAGTGAGCGTGGCCTCGACGACCTCGGGCGCAAGGCCGGTGCTCGCCAGCAAGTCACTCGCCTCGCGCTCCGATTGCGGGCAGTCGAGCCCGCGCGCGACCACCGCGAAGATCAGCGCCTTCGCGCGCGTGCTCAAGACCGGCGAGGCCAGCGCCGCGTCGATCGTCTCGCGCAGCACCCGCGCTCCCGGAAGACCTTCGAGCGCGCCGACGAGATAGGCCCAGGGGCCACGCGCGGCCTCCGGCCCGAGCGCGGCCGCGCGCGCGAGGTGGCGGCGGACGCGCCGTTGCATCGCGACGCGGATGAGCGGTGCGAGGAGTCGGGTGGACCACGTGTCCGCGAGGTCCTCGACCGGCGCATACGGAATCGCCGCGATCGTCATGAGCCGGTTCGCATACACGTCGTTCACGGCGCAGAACGCCATTTCACGGATCGCGGCGGTGTCCCAACCCGCTGCCCGCAGCTCGCGCGTGTCGGCCGCCGCAGAGAGCGGCGCGGCGCGCGAGACACGGCGGGCAAAGTCGAGCGACGCCCGCGCGCGCGGGTCGATCTCGGCTTCGATCAGGCCCTGCTCGAGCTGGCGGATGCGTGAGTCCGGCACGCCGTGGACCCGGAGCATCATGCGCTGCAGGCCGAAGCAGTAGCGGCACGAGTTGTCCTGACTCACGACCAGGCCGATCAGGTCGTCCAGCACCGAGTCGACGTGCAGGTACACCCCGCCGGCGATGCGCGACAGCGAGTGCACCACCCACGGCACGCCGGTGAAATACGCGACCGAGGAAGGGACCGCGCCGAGCTCGCGCCGCACGTAGGCCTCGAGCTCGCGGTCGCGGTGCGGCTGGAGCACGCAGGCATCCCATTCCACGTCGGCGAGCGCGCTGGGCATGCGCACGAGGATACCGGAGAATCCACACGTGGAGCCGATCGAGCTGCGCACGGAGCGGCTGTGGCTGCGGCAGTGGCGGCCGTCCGACGGGGCGCCGTTCGCCGCGCTGTGCGCAGACCCGCGGGTCATGGAGTTCTTCCCGGCGACTCTCTCGCGCGCCGAGGCCGAGGCCCTGGCCGAGCGCTGCCGCGCCGGCATCGCGCGCCGCGGCTGGGGTCTGTGGGCGGTCGAGGCGCCGGGGGTGACTCCGTTCGCCGGCTTCGTGGGCCTGGACGAGCCGGGCCCGCACGTGCCCGTGGCGCCCTGCGTCGAGATCGGCTGGCGGCTCGCCGCCGAGCACTGGGGCCGCGGCTATGCCAGTGAGGCCGCGCACGCGGTGCTGCAGGCGGGCTTCGCGCGCCTGGGGCTACACGAGATCGTGTCGTTCACGGCCGTGGGCAACCGCCGCTCGCGCGCGGTCATGGAGCGCATCGGCCTGCACTTCGCAGGTGAGACCTTCGAGCACCCCTCGGTGCCCGAAGGCAGCCCGCTGCGCACGCACGTGGTCTACCGGCTCGCGCGGTCCACGCCGGCCAGGAAATCGAGCACCGCGTCGAACGCCGCCGGGTGAGACGCCGCGCCGATGTGGTCGGCGTCGGGAATCAGCGCCGAACGCGCGCCGGGGATCAGCGCCGCGATGCCGGCGAAATCGCCGATCAGCTCGTCCTTCGCGCCGCCGAACACCAGCGCCGGCAGGCTGAGCTGCGACAATGCTTGGCGGTTGGGCAGGCTGCGCGCCCCGCGCCGCACCGCGGCGAGCGCGCGCAGGTCGTTGCCGCGTGACTCGGCGAACGCGCGGAAGGCACGGCCCACGGGGCTCGTGATCTTGCTGGCGTCCGGCGCCTCGAGCGCCGCCACCACGGCGTCGTTCTCCGGCAATCCCTGCAGCACGTTCGCGCCGATCCCGCCCAGGATGACCGAGCGCAGCCGGTCGGGCCGGCGCTCGAGGAAGCCGAGCGCGATGCGCGCGCCCATCGAGTAACCGAACAGATCCACGCTGCGCGCGTTGGCGTAGCGCAAGAGCTCCTCGAGGTCGGCTGCGTAGGTGTCGAGCGAGTAGGCGGCCGGGTCGTAGGGCTTGTCGCTGCGGCCGTGGCCGCGCAGGTCCACGCGCACCGTGCGCCGGCGCGCCTCGCCCAGCCGCTTCACCCAGCCGGTCGCCAGCCACGAGTCGTCGGCGCTCGACGCGAAGCCGTGCACCAGCACGACCGTCGGCCACGACGGCTCACCTGCCTGGTCGAAGTGGAGCCAGACACCGTTGGAGCGGATCGTAGGCATCGAAAACCTCCTTCGTGACTCAGGCGGGGCCGAGGGCGGAGAGACCGCCGTCGACGACCAGCGACTGACCCGTGACGTAGCTCGACTCACCCGACAGGAGGAACAGCGCCGCGTACGCGATCTCCCAGCCCGTTCCCTGCCGGCCCAGCGGCACGCGTGTGCGTCCGCGGCTCGGGCGGCCCTGGGTCGCGAGCCGGCCGAGCGGCGTGTCGATCAGCCCCGGCAAGAGCACGTTCGCGCGCACGCCCGCGCGCGAGCCCTCGAACGCCACGTGGCGCATCAGGCCCGCGAGCCCGGCCTTCGAGGCGTCGTACGACGGCGCGCGCGTGCCCGGCTGCAGCGCCGCGATCGAGCTGATGAACACGATCGAGGCGCCCGCGCGCAGGCGCGGC
Coding sequences:
- a CDS encoding GNAT family N-acetyltransferase, which produces MEPIELRTERLWLRQWRPSDGAPFAALCADPRVMEFFPATLSRAEAEALAERCRAGIARRGWGLWAVEAPGVTPFAGFVGLDEPGPHVPVAPCVEIGWRLAAEHWGRGYASEAAHAVLQAGFARLGLHEIVSFTAVGNRRSRAVMERIGLHFAGETFEHPSVPEGSPLRTHVVYRLARSTPARKSSTASNAAG
- a CDS encoding alpha/beta hydrolase, translated to MPTIRSNGVWLHFDQAGEPSWPTVVLVHGFASSADDSWLATGWVKRLGEARRRTVRVDLRGHGRSDKPYDPAAYSLDTYAADLEELLRYANARSVDLFGYSMGARIALGFLERRPDRLRSVILGGIGANVLQGLPENDAVVAALEAPDASKITSPVGRAFRAFAESRGNDLRALAAVRRGARSLPNRQALSQLSLPALVFGGAKDELIGDFAGIAALIPGARSALIPDADHIGAASHPAAFDAVLDFLAGVDRASR
- a CDS encoding MOSC domain-containing protein is translated as MKAIGRVRDIWRYPVKSMAGERLDEAFVDAGGIPGDRGWAVRDERRGGIRGAKKIAGLMRLSARYLETPTRAEPRVPEIGLPDGSRVRADAPDAAARVSAAVETPVTLWPLLPESEREHYRRGPPDHKDVLTELRSIFGRTPDEPLPDLSNLPRELFEFESLPGTYFDAFPLHLVSTASLDALAKAAPGSRVDVRRFRPNFVVETGPGLAGFADADWAGKRLRIGDLELGGDSIATVRCVMVTHGFADLPKDPTILRAIVRAANQTLGLYARPRGEARVRVGDEVVLLD
- a CDS encoding adenylate/guanylate cyclase domain-containing protein, with the protein product MSAAQAVTLLLGLGAGACAWLWLRARRANAAARLRLASATAELERLEHAFARFAPMELVERVIATGVPTHGERKEVTVLFADLVGFTPLSESVDPGALVRILNGYFERMSRAITAHQGHISTLIGDGILALFGALETNPWHTNDAARAALAMRGELAGYNDELAAEGLPKLALGIGLHRGTGIAGLVGSHELMQFTVVGTVVSVAARVQGLTREHGVDILVTGEVQRALDPRFSLRALPARALKGISEPVATFTLEAE